A genomic window from Halorubrum lacusprofundi ATCC 49239 includes:
- a CDS encoding TrmB family transcriptional regulator, translating into MESLRDLGLSSYEDRAYRGLLGLGTGTAADVTAESDVPKGRIYDALGGLESRGLVRVQSDREPKRYAPVEPAVAVDRLVEAKRRELERRIETYESGKDELIDQLADAETTDDRFWTAAVGAEDSLDLLFERVDAAADSIVVVATEVSSQFEVDREGPVLLDRLLSAIRRGVDVSVLLSPAMFDDALAAIDEDHAVLAMAQGAFTLRVTDDVYGNFYLIDDEEVCLEVSDPLAPDRLFGMLDLRDRGFATRVSDGFVDAWESADVVEEI; encoded by the coding sequence ATGGAGTCGCTTCGCGATCTGGGGCTGTCGAGCTACGAGGACCGGGCGTACCGCGGACTGCTCGGGCTCGGCACCGGGACCGCCGCCGACGTGACCGCCGAGAGCGACGTGCCGAAGGGGCGCATCTACGACGCGCTCGGCGGGTTGGAGTCCCGCGGGCTCGTCCGCGTCCAGAGCGATCGGGAGCCGAAGCGGTACGCGCCGGTCGAGCCCGCAGTCGCCGTCGATCGGCTCGTCGAGGCCAAACGCCGGGAGCTGGAGCGCCGGATCGAGACGTACGAGTCGGGGAAAGACGAGCTGATCGACCAGTTGGCCGACGCTGAGACGACTGACGACCGGTTCTGGACCGCCGCCGTCGGTGCCGAGGATTCGCTGGATCTGCTCTTCGAGCGGGTCGACGCCGCGGCGGACTCGATCGTCGTCGTCGCCACCGAGGTCTCCTCGCAGTTCGAGGTGGACCGCGAGGGGCCGGTCCTCCTCGACCGGCTGCTGTCGGCGATCCGACGCGGCGTCGACGTCTCCGTGCTGTTGTCGCCGGCGATGTTCGACGACGCGCTGGCCGCGATCGACGAGGACCACGCCGTGCTCGCGATGGCACAGGGCGCCTTCACGCTCCGCGTGACCGACGACGTGTACGGTAACTTCTACCTCATCGACGACGAGGAAGTGTGTCTAGAGGTGTCCGACCCGCTCGCGCCCGACCGTCTGTTCGGTATGCTCGACCTGCGCGACCGCGGCTTCGCGACCCGCGTGAGCGACGGGTTCGTTGACGCGTGGGAATCGGCCGACGTGGTCGAGGAGATCTGA
- a CDS encoding PAS domain-containing protein, translating into MTLRPTDRPAIACRDVRADTDDTRQSIDGSAESPASSGSPASPVPGADRFVAAVAVDGEVLFAGPSVPAVLGIERATLVGDDLLDYVHPNDREPVSDALSAVATNRVVTHRLRHANGGFVWVESVVDEELAPEFGGRVVTVRRVDAEQTFPERFREFLEYGTDLVTVVDADGRVRYESPAVEEVLGYEQGSTVGRSPLGYVHPDDRERVTERFYRALNDPDATPTMEYRYRTADGNWVWLESRSRSLPDDVAVGRLLINSRDVSERKARERRLTDRNERLDRFASIVSHDLRNPLSVIRGSMEMAELNGDTEPLERGERAVDRIDQLVSELLTLARQGSGIDEPTEFALGGVAREAWDTAGSADATLVLGADARVCGDRGRLRQVFENLFRNATEHAAPDGTDAIRSTDSGEDAPLTVLVTATGGGFLVADDGPGIDPAHREEVFDPGFTTREDGTGYGLDIVREVVESHGWTIGVRRDGTDPACPDDVTVPDGACFVVGGPDSDAADADEPWIDG; encoded by the coding sequence GTGACCCTCCGCCCGACCGACCGCCCGGCGATCGCCTGCCGCGATGTCCGGGCCGATACCGACGACACCCGACAGTCGATCGACGGATCGGCCGAGTCGCCCGCTTCAAGCGGTTCGCCCGCTTCGCCAGTCCCGGGTGCCGACCGGTTCGTCGCGGCTGTCGCGGTCGACGGCGAGGTGCTGTTCGCCGGTCCCTCGGTGCCCGCGGTGCTCGGGATCGAGCGGGCGACCCTCGTCGGTGATGACCTCTTGGATTACGTTCACCCGAACGACCGCGAGCCCGTCTCCGACGCGCTCTCGGCGGTCGCGACCAACCGCGTCGTCACCCACCGGCTCCGCCACGCCAACGGCGGGTTCGTCTGGGTCGAGTCGGTCGTCGACGAGGAGTTAGCCCCCGAGTTCGGTGGGCGCGTCGTCACGGTGCGTCGCGTCGACGCCGAGCAGACCTTCCCGGAGCGGTTCCGGGAGTTCCTGGAGTACGGCACGGATCTGGTCACCGTCGTCGACGCGGACGGGCGGGTCCGGTACGAGAGCCCGGCCGTCGAGGAGGTTCTCGGCTACGAGCAGGGGTCGACCGTGGGGCGCTCCCCGCTCGGCTACGTCCACCCCGACGACCGCGAGCGCGTGACCGAGCGGTTCTACCGCGCGCTCAACGATCCCGACGCGACCCCCACGATGGAGTACCGCTACCGTACCGCCGACGGCAACTGGGTCTGGCTGGAGTCTCGAAGCCGGTCGCTACCCGACGACGTCGCGGTCGGACGCCTGCTCATCAACTCGCGGGACGTGAGCGAGCGGAAGGCGCGCGAGCGCCGGCTCACCGACCGCAACGAGCGGCTCGACCGCTTCGCCAGCATCGTCTCGCACGACCTCCGGAACCCGCTGTCGGTGATCCGAGGATCGATGGAGATGGCGGAGCTAAACGGCGACACAGAGCCCTTGGAGCGCGGCGAGCGCGCCGTCGACCGGATCGACCAGCTGGTCTCGGAGCTGTTGACGCTCGCCCGGCAGGGCTCCGGGATCGACGAGCCGACCGAGTTCGCGCTCGGTGGCGTCGCTCGCGAGGCGTGGGACACCGCCGGGAGCGCGGACGCGACCCTCGTCCTCGGCGCGGATGCCCGAGTGTGCGGCGACCGCGGCCGGCTGCGACAGGTGTTCGAGAACCTGTTCCGGAACGCGACGGAACACGCCGCGCCGGACGGCACAGACGCGATTCGATCGACCGACAGCGGCGAAGACGCCCCACTCACCGTCCTCGTGACCGCGACCGGCGGGGGATTTCTCGTCGCCGACGACGGACCGGGGATCGATCCGGCGCACCGCGAGGAGGTCTTCGACCCTGGCTTCACGACCCGCGAGGACGGGACAGGCTACGGGCTCGACATCGTCCGCGAGGTCGTCGAGTCGCACGGGTGGACGATCGGAGTCCGGAGAGACGGCACCGATCCGGCGTGCCCGGACGACGTGACGGTCCCCGACGGGGCGTGCTTCGTGGTCGGAGGCCCCGACTCCGACGCGGCCGACGCGGACGAACCGTGGATCGACGGGTGA
- the rimI gene encoding ribosomal protein S18-alanine N-acetyltransferase produces the protein MTPVDATIRPVERADLLAVVRIERTCFSDPWPYDAFERLLEEPAFLVAEWEGAVVGYVVADSTPNHGRDIGHVKDFAVHPEARKRGVGRTLLRSALVRLHAVGVAVVRLEVRESNAAARSLYADEGFDPIRRISNYYRDGEDAFVLVVDLAEWTAGE, from the coding sequence GTGACCCCCGTCGATGCGACCATCCGGCCAGTCGAGCGCGCCGACCTGCTCGCCGTGGTACGGATCGAGCGAACGTGCTTCTCGGACCCGTGGCCGTACGACGCCTTCGAGCGGCTACTCGAGGAGCCCGCGTTCCTCGTCGCGGAGTGGGAGGGGGCAGTCGTCGGCTACGTCGTCGCGGATTCCACTCCGAACCACGGCCGCGACATCGGCCACGTGAAGGACTTCGCAGTCCACCCCGAGGCGCGCAAGCGAGGGGTCGGTCGGACGCTGCTCCGCTCGGCGCTCGTGCGCCTCCACGCCGTCGGCGTCGCAGTCGTGCGACTTGAGGTCCGCGAGAGCAACGCGGCCGCACGCTCTCTGTACGCGGACGAGGGCTTCGATCCGATCCGCCGCATCTCGAACTACTACCGGGACGGCGAGGACGCGTTCGTGCTCGTCGTCGACCTCGCGGAGTGGACGGCGGGGGAGTGA
- the pepF gene encoding oligoendopeptidase F gives MSSVPERAEIDEAYKWDLQGIYADDEEWESAYEAVSERIEELEAYEGRVADDAATLLELLELREAIFRDLEQVMTYAQLRSAEDTRNQEYQAMSAKASSLGSEASSTISYLEPELQSLTEADVAAFVDDEPALAEYEHYLDDVLRMKAHTRSAEVEEVLADLSEVTDAPSEIYSMLTNADMTYGVVENPDGEEVEITQANFTKLQKNPDRKFRERVHETFYDEWAGVRNTVGTSLKKAVREHATSAEIRGYDSARQAALDGSNVPVEVYDTLVDTVDDNLDVLHRHAELKADALGVDQLESHDLYMSLTGDQGPDVAYEQAREWVIEAVAPLGEAYQERMAEGLDSRWVDVYENRGKRSGAFSSGTYDTQPYILMNYQDDIASMFTLAHELGHSMHSELSGDTQPWHDASYDIFVAEIASTVNETLLTHHLLDTVEDDELRTHVLDEYLERFRSTLFRQTMFAAFEQRIHERVEADDALTPDAFDEIYADLKGDYYAPAELTGGVEREWERIPHFYYNFYVYQYATGISAAAAIVERVLDEGDEAAADYREMLRAGGSDYPLDVVELAGIDMASPEPIESAVGIYDEYLDEIAALLDVE, from the coding sequence ATGAGTTCGGTTCCCGAGCGAGCGGAGATCGACGAGGCGTACAAGTGGGACCTCCAGGGCATCTACGCGGACGACGAGGAGTGGGAGTCCGCGTACGAGGCGGTGTCGGAGCGGATCGAGGAGTTGGAGGCGTACGAAGGGCGCGTCGCCGACGACGCCGCGACCCTCCTCGAACTGCTGGAGTTGCGCGAGGCGATCTTCCGCGATCTCGAGCAGGTGATGACGTACGCCCAGCTCCGCAGCGCCGAGGACACCCGGAACCAAGAGTATCAGGCGATGTCCGCGAAGGCGTCCTCGCTCGGCTCCGAGGCGTCGAGCACGATCTCCTATCTCGAACCGGAGCTCCAGTCGCTTACCGAGGCGGACGTGGCGGCGTTCGTCGACGACGAGCCCGCGCTCGCCGAGTACGAGCACTACCTCGACGACGTGTTACGGATGAAAGCCCACACGCGTTCGGCGGAGGTCGAGGAGGTGCTCGCGGACCTGTCAGAGGTTACCGACGCGCCGAGCGAGATCTACTCGATGCTGACGAACGCCGACATGACCTACGGCGTCGTCGAGAACCCCGACGGCGAGGAGGTCGAGATCACGCAGGCGAACTTCACAAAGCTCCAGAAGAACCCGGACCGCAAGTTCCGCGAGCGCGTCCACGAGACGTTCTACGACGAGTGGGCCGGCGTCCGCAACACGGTCGGTACGTCGCTTAAAAAGGCCGTCCGAGAGCACGCGACGAGCGCCGAGATCCGCGGCTACGACTCCGCGCGTCAGGCCGCGCTCGACGGCTCGAACGTCCCGGTCGAAGTGTACGACACCCTCGTCGACACGGTCGACGACAACCTCGACGTGCTTCATCGGCATGCCGAGCTGAAGGCGGACGCGCTCGGCGTCGACCAGTTGGAAAGCCACGACCTGTACATGTCACTGACGGGCGATCAGGGGCCGGACGTGGCGTACGAGCAGGCCCGCGAGTGGGTGATCGAGGCGGTCGCGCCGCTGGGCGAGGCGTACCAAGAGCGGATGGCCGAGGGGCTCGACTCGCGGTGGGTCGACGTGTACGAGAACCGCGGGAAGCGCTCGGGCGCGTTCTCGTCGGGTACGTACGACACCCAGCCGTACATTCTGATGAACTACCAGGACGATATCGCCTCGATGTTCACGCTGGCCCACGAGCTTGGCCACTCGATGCACTCGGAGCTGTCCGGCGACACCCAGCCGTGGCACGATGCGAGCTACGACATCTTCGTCGCCGAGATCGCCTCTACCGTCAACGAGACCCTGCTCACCCACCACCTGCTCGACACGGTCGAGGACGACGAGCTGCGGACCCACGTGCTCGACGAGTATCTCGAACGCTTCCGTTCGACCCTGTTCCGCCAGACGATGTTCGCGGCCTTCGAACAGCGGATTCACGAGCGCGTCGAGGCCGACGACGCGCTCACGCCCGACGCGTTCGACGAGATCTACGCCGACCTCAAAGGCGACTACTACGCGCCCGCCGAACTGACCGGCGGCGTCGAACGAGAGTGGGAGCGGATTCCGCACTTTTACTACAACTTCTACGTGTACCAGTACGCGACCGGCATCTCCGCGGCGGCCGCGATCGTCGAGCGCGTCCTCGACGAGGGCGACGAGGCCGCCGCCGACTACCGCGAGATGCTGCGGGCGGGCGGTTCGGATTACCCCCTCGACGTCGTCGAACTCGCGGGGATCGACATGGCATCGCCCGAACCGATCGAGTCGGCCGTCGGGATCTACGACGAGTACCTCGACGAGATTGCGGCGCTTCTGGACGTGGAGTAG
- a CDS encoding APC family permease — protein MSDGELSRDLGLYSAVTLSMGAMIGGGIFVLPAVGYKKAGPAIIVAYLLAGLIVLPNALSKAEMATAMPEDGGTYIYIDRAMGPLFGTIAGIGVWFSLVFKSAFALVGLGAYLLLLVSIPATLVKVVALVLGVIVILLNIVGTEKSGQVQGVLVTFVVLVLGAYVVGGVVPSDSVQYTPFVTRGIGGIATATAFVFVSYAGIGEVASVAEEITDPGRNIPRAMLISIGVMMVIYTAVVGVIVGIVPADTLIHGGPDGGTSLTPMADSAEMVFGGVGVTVVAITAVLALTSMANAGVLGTSRFLLAMSRDSLLPDQVGRINHRFLTPVNAVLVTGGVLLALIAFVPVVNLAKLASAFLILVFSLENLSVIVFREADVDFYNPDFRSPGYPAVQILGVVGGVILIIQMGLISIIGAVGISVGSVAWYLAYARPRTDRRGVLATYFDRVPDLLEPLDEAPTSSKQEED, from the coding sequence ATGAGTGACGGAGAGTTGAGCCGAGATCTAGGGCTCTATTCAGCAGTGACGCTGAGCATGGGGGCAATGATCGGTGGCGGGATCTTCGTTCTCCCTGCAGTCGGATACAAGAAGGCAGGACCTGCAATCATCGTTGCCTACTTGCTAGCTGGGTTAATCGTCCTCCCGAACGCGCTCTCAAAGGCGGAAATGGCGACGGCGATGCCGGAAGATGGTGGGACCTATATCTATATTGACCGTGCGATGGGTCCGCTTTTTGGGACGATTGCAGGTATCGGTGTCTGGTTTTCGCTTGTATTCAAAAGTGCCTTCGCGCTTGTCGGCCTCGGTGCATACCTATTATTGCTCGTGAGCATTCCGGCTACCCTCGTGAAAGTGGTTGCACTTGTCCTCGGAGTTATTGTCATCTTACTCAATATTGTCGGAACCGAAAAAAGCGGTCAGGTGCAGGGTGTTCTGGTAACGTTCGTCGTACTCGTGCTCGGCGCCTACGTCGTCGGCGGAGTCGTGCCCTCTGACTCGGTACAGTATACACCGTTTGTCACCCGCGGAATCGGCGGGATTGCCACCGCCACCGCTTTCGTCTTCGTTTCGTATGCTGGGATCGGAGAAGTCGCCTCCGTTGCCGAAGAGATCACTGACCCGGGCCGGAACATCCCTCGTGCAATGCTGATTTCCATCGGAGTGATGATGGTGATTTATACCGCCGTAGTGGGCGTTATCGTTGGCATTGTGCCAGCCGACACGCTCATTCACGGCGGCCCGGACGGTGGCACCTCGCTCACTCCGATGGCCGACAGTGCCGAGATGGTGTTTGGTGGTGTGGGCGTCACGGTGGTCGCTATTACCGCTGTGCTTGCACTTACCAGCATGGCGAATGCGGGTGTTCTCGGAACGTCTCGTTTCCTCCTTGCGATGAGTCGTGACTCCCTTTTGCCTGATCAGGTCGGGCGGATCAACCACCGGTTTTTGACGCCGGTAAACGCCGTTCTCGTGACTGGTGGGGTGTTGCTCGCGCTCATTGCGTTCGTTCCAGTTGTCAACCTTGCAAAGCTGGCTAGTGCCTTTCTCATCCTCGTGTTCTCCTTGGAGAATCTGTCTGTGATCGTCTTTCGGGAGGCCGATGTCGATTTCTATAACCCGGACTTTCGATCTCCCGGATACCCGGCGGTGCAGATTCTCGGCGTGGTCGGTGGTGTCATACTGATCATTCAGATGGGACTCATTTCGATCATTGGTGCCGTTGGAATCAGCGTTGGCAGTGTCGCCTGGTACCTCGCTTATGCACGCCCGCGTACTGACCGTCGCGGCGTACTCGCAACGTACTTCGATCGTGTGCCGGATTTGTTGGAACCACTGGATGAGGCTCCCACCAGCTCGAAACAGGAAGAGGACTGA
- a CDS encoding tetratricopeptide repeat protein, giving the protein MTDKRDDDRHEFSAGQGVDAEYEEFTLDPEEIDADPNTVDPVDSRVLTDIMDKRNVESDAIDVERLIDVGLSYMGINRFEEATETFERAASFADEDSPEAQEAWVNKGAAHAELEEYDQAIGAYEEALRIDGDSEHAATAETNLAYALWESGRGEQALEHAERAVEIDPRFAEAWYNRGFLLVERGLAEDAVSCFDNAIRLGYRSAGVLEEKARALEEAGEHEQAEEVADRADEIRREAEEQMVEEQTGQAPGPGGQGRQGGRPGGQPGAGGRGGRGGRGGQGGTREEPERELQGEGPEGF; this is encoded by the coding sequence ATGACCGATAAACGCGACGACGACCGCCACGAGTTCTCTGCCGGGCAGGGCGTCGACGCCGAGTACGAGGAGTTCACCCTCGACCCCGAGGAGATCGACGCCGACCCGAACACGGTCGACCCCGTCGACTCCCGCGTCCTCACCGACATCATGGACAAGCGCAACGTCGAGAGCGACGCCATCGACGTCGAGCGGCTGATCGACGTGGGGCTGTCGTACATGGGGATCAACCGCTTCGAGGAGGCGACGGAGACGTTCGAGCGCGCCGCCAGCTTCGCCGACGAGGACTCGCCGGAGGCCCAGGAGGCGTGGGTGAACAAGGGCGCGGCCCACGCCGAGCTCGAAGAGTACGATCAGGCGATCGGCGCCTACGAGGAGGCGCTGCGGATCGACGGCGACTCCGAGCACGCCGCGACCGCCGAGACCAACCTCGCGTACGCGCTCTGGGAGTCGGGCCGCGGCGAGCAGGCGCTCGAACACGCCGAGCGCGCCGTCGAGATCGATCCGCGCTTCGCGGAAGCGTGGTACAACCGCGGATTCCTGCTGGTCGAGCGCGGCCTCGCCGAGGACGCCGTCAGCTGCTTCGACAACGCGATCCGACTCGGCTACCGGAGCGCGGGCGTACTAGAGGAGAAGGCCCGCGCACTCGAAGAGGCCGGCGAACACGAACAGGCCGAGGAGGTCGCCGACCGCGCCGACGAGATCCGGCGCGAGGCGGAAGAGCAGATGGTCGAGGAACAGACCGGTCAGGCGCCCGGACCCGGCGGGCAGGGCCGTCAGGGCGGCCGACCCGGCGGACAGCCCGGTGCCGGCGGTCGGGGCGGCCGCGGCGGTCGAGGCGGGCAGGGCGGCACCCGCGAGGAGCCGGAGCGAGAGCTCCAGGGCGAGGGGCCAGAGGGCTTTTAA
- a CDS encoding DUF424 domain-containing protein — MLLRERETAEGRLVSVCDTDCLGETYDNGRATITVSEEFYGGDDAVEATAEEVVAGLHRAQVANIVGTEAVGVAVEAGLVDEETVLEFDETRHAQLLWL; from the coding sequence ATGCTCCTCCGAGAGCGCGAGACCGCCGAGGGGCGGCTCGTCTCCGTCTGCGACACCGACTGCCTCGGCGAAACGTACGACAACGGACGTGCGACGATCACCGTCAGCGAGGAGTTCTACGGCGGCGACGACGCGGTCGAGGCGACCGCCGAGGAGGTCGTCGCGGGGCTCCACCGCGCGCAGGTCGCGAACATCGTCGGCACCGAGGCCGTCGGCGTCGCCGTCGAGGCCGGGCTCGTCGACGAGGAGACCGTACTGGAGTTCGACGAGACGCGACACGCACAACTGCTCTGGCTGTGA